From a single Rutidosis leptorrhynchoides isolate AG116_Rl617_1_P2 chromosome 5, CSIRO_AGI_Rlap_v1, whole genome shotgun sequence genomic region:
- the LOC139849571 gene encoding uncharacterized protein, whose amino-acid sequence MGSDFNRSLSSTTWYNIVNACHAMQEFQISFKHSFIKSIGSGDSTAFWLEHWIGPDKLCNLFPRIFRLETVKEVNIKDRLKASKSGLVFEWSWSREPNGRTNKELQAMIKLLSGFSFANCSTDTWSWCLASNELDKRGVDLHSLRCPLCDDGLESVEHSLLLCDRVRDLWARVFKWWGIRNSNPTNLSDLLEGQNASSMSEKGKGLWQAIVWIGLYHIWGLRNKTVFQNKTWNTPMALSSGWYLHFKLAKRELKDVDFSTIVKSGNTLFI is encoded by the exons ATGGGGAGTGACTTTAATCGCTCCTTATCATCTACCACTTGGTATAACATCGTTAATGCATGTCATGCCATGCAAGAGTTTCAAATATCGTTCAAACATTCCTTCATCAAATCAATTGGAAGTGGAGATTCAACGGCATTCTGGTTGGAGCATTGGATCGGTCCGGATAAACTATGCAATCTTTTCCCAAGAATTTTCCGGCTCGAAACAGTGAAGGAGGTCAACATTAAGGATCGTCTAAAAGCTTCTAAATCTGGTTTAGTGTTCGAATGGAGCTGGAGCAGGGAGCCTAATGGAAGAACCAACAAAGAGTTGCAGGCCATGATCAAATTGCTTTCGGGTTTTTCGTTTGCGAACTGCTCAACAGATACTTGGTCGTGGTGCTTGGCATCGAATG AGCTTGACAAAAGAGGTGTCGACCTTCATAGTTTGAGATGCCCATTGTGTGATGATGGATTGGAATCGGTGGAACACTCCTTGCTATTATGTGACAGGGTCAGAGACTTATGGGCACGGGTTTTTAAATGGTGGGGGATTCGCAACTCTAACCCCACCAATTTAAGCGATTTGTTGGAAGGGCAAAATGCAAGCTCGATGTCGGAGAAGGGTAAAGGCTTATGGCAAGCAATAGTTTGGATTGGGTTATACCACATTTGGGGCCTTAGGAACAAAACTGTTTTTCAAAACAAAACTTGGAACACACCGATGGCACTAA GTTCAGGCTGGTATCTACATTTTAAGTTGGCAAAAAGGGAACTAAAAGATGTTGACTTTTCAACTATTGTGAAATCTG gcaacacTTTATTCATTTAA